A stretch of the Amycolatopsis sp. BJA-103 genome encodes the following:
- a CDS encoding HNH endonuclease signature motif containing protein has protein sequence MSETFVPELPQELWRAGKLELAHGVQQFLQVMRVASAGLGQYLAEVEARGAKDLYGYGTTVAWFADIAGLSQSEARPYVRRAVDLNPTRGLDGTEIPAFAPATGVAAAEGAIGEERIKQIVEILRKIPAGVSVEDREHAETTLADLARKAGPQQVSDLGDQLLGWLDPDGKEPKDPEPAQPRRELTLERRKDGYWKLNGLLDDEAGARTAAALEAYAAPRPIDEFGQADLRTKAERQGDAWVDLVDLAVACPDQPGTSGYRTLIHVTIGLDELKSGLGTACVDFVGTMTAREARMAACDCLMLPVVLNAAGEPLDVGRLRRFVTPGQRRALNIRDRGCAFPGCHRKPKNCHAHHIHHWADGGPTDLRNLVLLCGFHHRLIHHGDWEVRMAADGLPEFIPPQYLDPLRRSRRNCTV, from the coding sequence GTGTCCGAGACCTTTGTTCCCGAGTTGCCGCAGGAGTTGTGGCGCGCTGGCAAGCTGGAGCTTGCCCACGGCGTGCAGCAGTTCTTGCAGGTGATGCGGGTCGCCTCCGCCGGGTTGGGGCAATACCTGGCGGAGGTCGAGGCTCGTGGCGCGAAAGACTTATACGGTTATGGGACGACGGTGGCGTGGTTCGCCGATATCGCCGGACTGAGCCAGAGTGAGGCGCGGCCGTATGTGAGGCGTGCTGTCGATCTGAATCCGACGCGTGGCTTGGATGGTACGGAGATTCCGGCTTTCGCGCCCGCTACCGGTGTGGCTGCGGCGGAGGGGGCGATCGGCGAGGAGCGGATCAAGCAGATCGTGGAGATCCTGCGGAAGATCCCGGCTGGGGTGTCGGTGGAGGATCGGGAGCACGCGGAGACAACCCTCGCCGATCTCGCCCGGAAGGCGGGTCCCCAGCAGGTGTCGGATCTCGGGGACCAGCTGCTGGGCTGGTTGGATCCGGACGGCAAGGAACCGAAGGATCCCGAACCCGCCCAACCCCGTCGCGAGCTGACGTTGGAGCGCCGCAAAGACGGCTACTGGAAACTGAACGGCCTCCTCGATGACGAGGCCGGTGCGCGGACCGCCGCGGCACTCGAGGCTTACGCCGCACCCCGTCCGATAGACGAGTTCGGCCAGGCGGATCTGCGGACCAAGGCCGAGCGTCAGGGTGACGCCTGGGTCGACCTCGTGGACTTGGCGGTTGCGTGCCCGGATCAACCGGGGACGAGCGGCTACCGGACGTTGATCCACGTCACCATCGGTCTCGACGAGTTGAAGTCGGGACTGGGTACGGCGTGTGTGGACTTCGTCGGAACCATGACCGCGCGCGAGGCACGGATGGCGGCCTGCGACTGCCTGATGCTTCCCGTTGTGCTCAACGCGGCGGGTGAGCCGCTGGATGTGGGACGGCTACGACGGTTCGTCACCCCAGGCCAACGCCGAGCCTTGAACATCCGTGACCGGGGCTGCGCGTTCCCCGGGTGTCACCGCAAGCCGAAGAACTGTCACGCGCACCATATTCATCACTGGGCAGACGGCGGGCCCACCGATCTCCGGAACTTGGTGCTGCTGTGCGGCTTCCATCACCGCCTGATCCACCACGGGGACTGGGAAGTCCGCATGGCGGCCGACGGGTTACCGGAGTTCATCCCGCCCCAGTATTTAGATCCGTTGCGAAGATCCCGGCGTAACTGCACTGTGTGA
- a CDS encoding SRPBCC family protein: MITEIDVKAPVVVHCDTVVDAPLRCVWRLLTEVSSWPDWQPDITAAAADRSLRTGSAIRWSTAGLDIESTVYQLRTPDRILWGGTAGGITGIHLWTLEVIGSSVRVHTEESWDGGPVLADVDGMRAALGESLAAWLGHLRKAAEKRSAGWTGQRPSRVRVR; encoded by the coding sequence ATGATCACCGAAATCGACGTGAAAGCACCCGTGGTGGTGCACTGCGACACCGTCGTCGACGCGCCGCTGCGATGCGTGTGGCGGCTGCTCACCGAGGTGTCCTCGTGGCCGGACTGGCAACCCGACATCACCGCCGCGGCAGCCGATCGTTCACTTCGGACGGGCAGCGCGATCCGGTGGAGCACGGCCGGGCTCGACATCGAGTCCACTGTGTACCAGCTACGGACCCCGGACCGGATCCTCTGGGGCGGAACCGCCGGCGGGATCACCGGCATCCACCTGTGGACGCTCGAGGTGATCGGGTCCTCGGTGCGCGTCCACACCGAGGAGTCATGGGACGGAGGCCCCGTGCTCGCCGACGTCGACGGTATGCGGGCCGCGCTCGGCGAATCCCTCGCCGCCTGGCTCGGCCACCTCAGGAAGGCCGCGGAGAAGCGATCTGCCGGTTGGACAGGCCAGCGGCCATCTCGTGTTCGCGTGAGGTGA
- a CDS encoding histone-like nucleoid-structuring protein Lsr2: MVQKVSVQIVDDIDGGEATQTVPFALDGVTYEIDLSDDNAGTLRDELERFIDASRRIGGRKVKVATGQSTVVSGTAKPTDRERNQQVRAWATANGYPIAERGRIPNDIYEAFDNAESAPVEPVAEEAPAKRKRAPRKKA, from the coding sequence ATGGTACAAAAGGTATCCGTTCAGATCGTCGACGACATCGACGGTGGCGAAGCCACCCAGACAGTGCCCTTCGCACTCGACGGCGTCACCTACGAGATCGACCTCTCCGACGACAACGCAGGCACCCTGCGCGACGAGCTCGAGCGCTTCATCGACGCCAGCAGGCGAATCGGCGGACGCAAAGTGAAGGTCGCGACCGGACAGTCCACCGTGGTCAGTGGTACGGCGAAGCCCACCGACCGCGAACGCAACCAGCAGGTCCGCGCCTGGGCCACCGCCAACGGCTACCCGATCGCCGAACGCGGCCGTATTCCCAACGACATCTACGAAGCGTTCGACAACGCCGAGTCGGCCCCCGTCGAACCGGTCGCCGAAGAGGCTCCCGCCAAGCGCAAGCGTGCACCTCGCAAGAAGGCCTGA
- a CDS encoding FAD-dependent monooxygenase, whose translation MERQAVISVPTRPRVLIVGLGVSGIATALRLHEIGWQPVIVERAAGRRTNGYFVGLFGAGKTAARRMGILDGLRDRASGGAHVELDRGGRRSPGMGFRDLPGTPWLMLRGDIEQAAYAALPAEVEIRFSTVPVAIAQDADGVDVELRTTTAGTSVTERFDLVVGADGLRSAVRSLAFGPDRRYLRRLGHMLVAYEFPGVPEGLARGEGATMIELGRSVWVFAFEDRDPTILLSYRSDDIDAEFTRPCAERVREVFGPEPFGATLGSVLAALESADDVLFDSAEQVRMDRWSNGRVVLVGDSAWCATAYAGTGVSAGLAGADLLAAFLQERPDDVGGALRRWEEALRPYIERYLRTGLGQRGFFTPGNQREARRRKVITRLVTAPVLGPAVLRLSSHTPSAKLKDTDIVETITRRR comes from the coding sequence GTGGAAAGGCAGGCTGTCATTTCGGTTCCGACCCGCCCTCGCGTCCTGATCGTCGGCCTGGGGGTCAGCGGTATCGCCACGGCGCTCCGGCTGCACGAGATCGGCTGGCAGCCGGTGATCGTGGAGCGAGCCGCCGGCCGGCGCACCAACGGTTACTTCGTCGGATTGTTCGGCGCGGGCAAGACCGCCGCGCGGCGGATGGGGATACTCGACGGCCTGCGCGATCGGGCGTCCGGCGGCGCGCACGTCGAACTCGACCGCGGCGGCCGCAGATCGCCGGGAATGGGTTTCCGGGATCTGCCGGGCACCCCCTGGCTCATGCTCCGCGGCGACATCGAGCAGGCGGCGTACGCCGCGCTGCCCGCCGAAGTCGAGATCCGGTTCTCCACGGTTCCGGTGGCGATCGCCCAGGACGCCGATGGGGTGGACGTCGAACTGCGCACGACGACCGCCGGGACCTCGGTGACCGAGCGCTTCGACCTCGTCGTCGGGGCGGACGGACTGCGATCCGCGGTGCGCTCACTCGCTTTCGGGCCTGATCGGCGCTATCTGCGCCGCCTCGGGCACATGCTGGTCGCGTACGAATTCCCCGGCGTCCCCGAAGGCCTCGCCCGCGGGGAAGGGGCCACGATGATCGAACTGGGCCGATCCGTCTGGGTCTTCGCCTTCGAGGACCGGGACCCGACCATCCTGCTGTCCTACCGCAGCGACGACATCGACGCCGAGTTCACCCGGCCCTGTGCCGAGCGGGTGCGGGAGGTCTTCGGCCCCGAACCGTTCGGGGCGACGCTGGGCAGTGTGCTGGCCGCGCTCGAATCCGCCGACGACGTCCTGTTCGACTCCGCCGAACAGGTCCGCATGGACCGCTGGTCGAACGGGCGGGTCGTGCTCGTCGGCGACTCGGCGTGGTGCGCGACGGCCTACGCGGGCACCGGGGTGTCCGCCGGTCTGGCGGGCGCGGACCTGCTGGCCGCCTTTCTCCAGGAACGGCCGGACGACGTCGGCGGAGCCTTGCGACGGTGGGAAGAAGCGTTGCGTCCCTACATCGAACGTTACCTGCGGACAGGGCTTGGCCAGCGCGGCTTTTTCACTCCAGGCAACCAGCGTGAAGCGCGTCGGCGCAAAGTGATCACGCGGCTCGTCACCGCGCCGGTCCTCGGGCCGGCGGTGCTCCGTCTCAGCTCACACACCCCCAGCGCGAAGCTGAAGGACACCGACATCGTCGAGACGATCACCCGCCGCCGGTGA
- a CDS encoding S1 family peptidase: MWIRRMSMIAAALIAGSLFTGPAAVAESPAGPPIEPFIIGGKVVTTPYSFFASLQRNGRHFCGASLIAPQWLVTAKHCVQGSTGGGFSARIGSVNTGSGGELITAASATLGANDIAVVRLSRAATARPIKIAASSPAVGTVNKLIGHGQTCGTPGCGGASPQLREVDTTTVADSRCTADFKRGKEICFQGAPGTSACYGDSGGPSILGGELTGATSRSGNNSSNCLNGPGIYNSVPGYRTWIDQVTGGAVTAWETSLH, translated from the coding sequence ATGTGGATCCGACGTATGTCCATGATCGCCGCCGCCCTCATTGCCGGGTCGCTCTTCACCGGGCCCGCGGCCGTGGCCGAATCACCGGCCGGACCGCCGATCGAACCCTTCATCATCGGCGGCAAGGTCGTCACCACTCCTTACTCGTTCTTCGCGTCGCTGCAACGCAATGGCCGCCATTTCTGCGGGGCGTCGCTGATCGCCCCGCAGTGGCTCGTCACGGCGAAGCACTGCGTCCAGGGCTCCACCGGTGGCGGTTTCTCGGCTCGGATCGGCTCGGTCAACACCGGCTCCGGCGGCGAGCTCATCACCGCGGCGAGCGCGACCCTCGGCGCGAACGACATCGCCGTGGTGAGGTTGTCGAGAGCGGCCACTGCCAGGCCGATCAAGATCGCGGCCTCCAGCCCGGCCGTCGGCACCGTCAACAAGCTGATCGGACACGGTCAGACGTGCGGCACCCCCGGTTGCGGTGGCGCGTCGCCACAGCTTCGCGAGGTGGACACCACCACCGTCGCGGACTCCAGGTGTACCGCCGATTTCAAGCGAGGCAAGGAAATCTGCTTCCAGGGTGCGCCCGGAACCAGTGCCTGCTACGGCGATTCCGGGGGACCGTCCATTTTGGGCGGTGAGCTGACCGGCGCCACCAGCCGATCCGGCAACAACAGCAGCAACTGCCTCAACGGTCCCGGAATCTACAACAGCGTTCCCGGCTATCGGACCTGGATCGACCAGGTGACAGGTGGCGCGGTGACCGCGTGGGAGACGTCGTTACATTGA
- a CDS encoding AAA family ATPase: MPTTSRSLVGRRDEITALLALVRAAEQGEGGVLVLRGEPGIGKSALLEHVEHAAPERFRIIRASGAEFEGELPFAALHQLCVPVLAQLETLSAPYRDALSVAFGLADGAPDPFRVGLATLELLAAAAAESPVLCVVDDAHWLDAASVKALTFLARRVAAEPIAMVFAARDQDAVRGLDDLPGLTISGLTDANARALLAEEKTATLDERVRDRLLAEARGNPLALIELPKAGGFALPTPSPVASRIERSFRARMTELPPDARLLLLLASADPTGDPGLLWTAARLLGIDVPAASAAAEASGLVRFDTRARFCHPLARSATYRAAEPERRVAAHRALADATDPVAAPDRHAWHRAQATTGPDEEVAAELESSASRAQARGGVAAAAAFLERAAALSLDPGKQTERTLAAARATLAAGRATASADLVASIDTETLDDVRHAEADLLRGQVAFVQGADGAVKGPELILRAAQRLAAVDPARSRECFVAALEMGLAVGRAAGVMDRVLDAARSAPPSPGPPDLLDALVLLSTEGHRAGVPALRRVLTGEDADWTRVPALATVLAGELWDLDLHTSVVEWLVRTGQDTGSPMAIRLGLSQVAVSAVLLGDFGRAIDAVAEEEAIADALGDPPQLYPRVHLAAMRGRRQEVLDLFAEVTIRGSGQLTANAHWATAVLYNGLAEYPAALEAATRAVAGNDLFLAGIALPELVEAAVRCGENSVARSALESLAERTEPAGTRFALGVAAGARALVSDREDDYQEALEHLTGSSLTPHLARAHLRYGEWLRRAGRRRDAREHLRTAHEQLSEIGLEAFARRAADELRATGEVARSRSEHTYDRLTMQETHIARQVAAGATTKEVAGRLFLSPRTVDAHLRNIFRKLGITSRRQLRDMSDLG; encoded by the coding sequence ATGCCCACGACGTCCCGATCGCTCGTCGGAAGGCGCGACGAGATCACGGCACTCCTCGCTCTCGTCCGCGCGGCGGAACAAGGCGAGGGCGGTGTGCTCGTCCTCCGCGGTGAACCGGGGATCGGCAAGAGCGCGTTGCTGGAACACGTCGAACACGCGGCGCCGGAGCGGTTCCGGATCATCCGTGCGTCCGGGGCGGAGTTCGAGGGTGAACTGCCGTTCGCGGCGCTGCATCAGCTTTGCGTTCCGGTGCTGGCGCAGCTCGAAACGCTGTCCGCGCCCTACCGTGACGCTCTCTCTGTCGCGTTCGGGCTGGCGGATGGCGCGCCGGATCCGTTCCGCGTCGGCCTCGCCACGCTGGAACTGCTCGCGGCCGCCGCGGCGGAAAGTCCGGTGCTGTGCGTCGTCGATGACGCCCATTGGCTGGACGCCGCCTCGGTGAAGGCGTTGACGTTCCTGGCGAGGCGCGTCGCGGCGGAGCCGATCGCGATGGTGTTCGCGGCCCGCGACCAGGACGCCGTTCGCGGGCTGGACGATCTGCCGGGGTTGACGATCAGCGGCCTGACCGACGCGAACGCGCGCGCGTTGCTGGCCGAAGAGAAGACCGCGACGCTCGACGAGCGGGTGCGTGACCGCCTTCTCGCCGAGGCACGCGGGAACCCGCTCGCCCTGATCGAGCTGCCGAAGGCGGGTGGCTTCGCGTTGCCGACGCCGTCGCCGGTCGCGAGCCGGATCGAGCGGAGCTTCCGGGCCAGGATGACGGAACTGCCTCCGGACGCGCGGCTGCTGCTCCTTCTCGCGAGCGCGGATCCCACTGGCGACCCGGGACTGCTGTGGACGGCCGCGCGACTGCTGGGCATCGACGTGCCCGCCGCGAGCGCCGCCGCCGAAGCCTCCGGGCTGGTGCGGTTCGACACGCGTGCGCGCTTCTGCCATCCGCTGGCCCGCTCTGCCACCTACCGCGCGGCCGAACCGGAGCGGCGCGTCGCGGCGCACCGGGCGCTGGCCGATGCCACCGACCCGGTCGCCGCCCCGGACCGGCACGCCTGGCACCGGGCGCAGGCCACCACCGGACCGGACGAGGAGGTCGCGGCGGAACTGGAGTCGTCGGCGTCGCGCGCGCAGGCGCGTGGAGGCGTCGCGGCCGCCGCCGCGTTCCTCGAACGCGCCGCCGCGTTGTCGCTGGACCCCGGCAAGCAGACCGAGCGCACACTCGCGGCAGCGCGGGCGACGCTCGCGGCGGGCCGGGCGACCGCGTCGGCGGATCTGGTGGCCAGTATCGACACCGAAACGCTGGACGACGTCCGGCACGCGGAGGCGGACCTCCTGCGCGGGCAGGTCGCGTTCGTCCAGGGTGCGGACGGTGCCGTCAAAGGACCGGAACTCATCTTGCGGGCGGCGCAGCGGCTCGCCGCCGTCGATCCGGCACGGTCACGCGAATGCTTCGTGGCGGCGCTGGAGATGGGGCTGGCCGTCGGACGGGCCGCGGGAGTGATGGACCGGGTGCTCGACGCGGCCCGCTCGGCACCGCCGTCGCCGGGACCTCCGGATCTCCTCGACGCGCTGGTGCTGTTGAGCACCGAGGGACACCGTGCCGGGGTGCCCGCGCTCCGGCGGGTGCTCACCGGCGAAGACGCCGACTGGACAAGGGTGCCCGCGTTGGCCACGGTGCTCGCGGGCGAACTGTGGGACCTCGACCTGCACACGTCGGTCGTCGAGTGGCTGGTGCGGACCGGGCAGGACACGGGATCCCCGATGGCCATCCGGCTCGGCCTGTCACAGGTGGCCGTGTCCGCGGTCCTCCTCGGCGACTTCGGGCGGGCGATCGACGCGGTCGCCGAGGAGGAGGCCATCGCCGACGCTCTCGGCGACCCGCCACAGCTCTATCCGAGAGTGCACCTCGCCGCGATGCGCGGCCGCCGTCAGGAAGTGCTCGATCTGTTCGCCGAGGTGACGATCCGGGGCAGCGGCCAGCTCACCGCGAACGCGCATTGGGCGACGGCCGTGCTGTACAACGGCCTCGCCGAATACCCGGCCGCGCTGGAAGCGGCCACGCGAGCCGTGGCGGGCAACGATCTCTTCCTCGCCGGGATAGCGCTGCCCGAACTGGTGGAGGCCGCGGTCCGATGCGGTGAGAACTCCGTCGCACGGTCGGCGCTGGAGTCCCTGGCCGAGCGCACGGAACCCGCGGGAACCCGGTTCGCCCTCGGTGTGGCGGCCGGCGCCCGGGCGCTGGTCAGCGACCGGGAAGACGACTACCAGGAGGCGCTCGAGCACCTGACGGGTAGCTCGCTGACCCCGCATCTCGCGCGGGCACACCTGCGGTACGGGGAGTGGTTACGCCGTGCGGGCCGCCGTCGCGACGCACGCGAACACCTGCGTACCGCGCACGAACAGTTGTCGGAGATCGGGCTGGAGGCGTTCGCCAGGCGTGCCGCGGACGAGCTGCGCGCGACCGGGGAAGTGGCCCGGAGCCGTTCCGAGCACACCTATGACCGCCTGACCATGCAGGAGACGCACATCGCGCGCCAGGTCGCGGCGGGCGCGACGACGAAAGAGGTGGCCGGGCGCCTGTTTCTCAGCCCCCGCACGGTCGACGCCCACTTGCGCAACATCTTCCGCAAGCTCGGTATCACCTCGCGCAGGCAGCTCAGGGACATGTCCGACCTCGGGTGA
- a CDS encoding IS30 family transposase codes for MRSVERELIAFGLRQGKSFREIGAWIGRDHSVVSREVDRNGGREAYSPLVAQRRADRLRKRPKERKVLKSPFLTRVVHEGLRKKWSPMQIAYRLRLDHPMDHSRWVSHEAIYQALFVQAKGTLRAEVAEGLRQGRIKRRARSRGAELRGKIKDMVLISERPAEAEDRAVPGFWEGDLIVGANNQSQIATLVERRTRFVMLVRIPHDRTAENVAPRLAAKMNTLPDVFKNSVTWDQGGEMGGHRKFTMTTGMPVYFCDPRSPWQRGSNENTNGLLRQYLPKGTDLSGYSQDELDAIADELNDRPRQTLGWLKPIEAFSKVLLD; via the coding sequence TTGCGGTCGGTGGAGCGTGAATTGATCGCGTTCGGGTTGAGGCAGGGGAAGTCGTTTCGGGAGATCGGGGCCTGGATTGGACGGGATCATTCGGTGGTGTCCCGCGAGGTTGACCGCAACGGTGGACGGGAGGCGTATTCGCCGTTGGTTGCGCAGCGCCGGGCTGATCGACTACGGAAGCGTCCAAAGGAACGCAAGGTGCTGAAATCGCCGTTTCTGACTCGCGTGGTGCATGAGGGGTTGCGGAAAAAGTGGTCACCGATGCAGATCGCGTACAGGTTGCGGCTCGACCATCCGATGGATCATTCTCGCTGGGTGTCACATGAAGCGATTTACCAGGCGTTGTTCGTACAGGCGAAGGGGACGTTGCGGGCAGAGGTGGCCGAGGGGTTGCGCCAAGGCAGGATCAAGCGACGGGCCCGGTCGCGAGGGGCGGAGCTGCGGGGCAAGATCAAGGACATGGTCCTGATCAGCGAGCGGCCGGCCGAGGCCGAGGACCGTGCCGTGCCGGGCTTCTGGGAAGGCGATCTGATCGTCGGCGCGAACAATCAATCGCAGATCGCGACCTTGGTCGAACGGCGCACTCGATTCGTCATGCTGGTGCGTATTCCTCACGATCGCACGGCCGAGAACGTTGCCCCGCGGCTGGCCGCCAAGATGAACACTTTGCCTGACGTTTTCAAGAACAGCGTCACCTGGGATCAGGGTGGCGAGATGGGCGGCCACAGGAAGTTCACCATGACCACCGGCATGCCGGTGTATTTTTGTGATCCGCGCTCGCCCTGGCAACGCGGCAGCAACGAGAACACCAATGGGTTGCTGCGCCAGTACCTTCCCAAAGGAACCGACCTATCCGGATATTCACAGGACGAACTCGATGCCATCGCAGACGAACTCAACGACCGGCCGCGACAGACACTAGGTTGGCTTAAGCCGATCGAAGCGTTCAGCAAAGTGTTGCTAGACTAG
- a CDS encoding NAD(P)H-binding protein, with the protein MILVTGATGTVGRQVVHQLVQAGRRVRALSRNPAAANLPAGVEVLAGDLAVPETVAPALAGVEAMHLISFAGEGYAPLETAPEIVELSTRAGVGKVTVLTGYQVGPVERAVEAGGLEWIHVQPVEFMANALGWAESIRTEGVVRAGFPDQPSAKVHEADIAAVVVAALLEDGHAGKSYPVTGPEALTATDTVRTIGAAIGRDLRLIELTEDQVRDQLRAAGQPDEVVESLVGFGTNPPPEVYTVLPTVEEVTGRPARTFTQWATEHAGAFR; encoded by the coding sequence ATGATTCTGGTGACCGGTGCGACCGGAACCGTCGGCCGTCAAGTGGTTCACCAGCTCGTCCAGGCGGGCCGGCGGGTACGTGCGCTGAGCAGGAATCCGGCAGCGGCGAATTTGCCCGCCGGAGTGGAGGTGCTGGCGGGCGACCTCGCCGTGCCGGAGACCGTCGCTCCGGCGCTGGCCGGCGTAGAGGCCATGCATCTCATCTCGTTCGCGGGTGAGGGATACGCGCCGCTGGAAACGGCGCCGGAGATCGTCGAGCTGTCCACACGGGCCGGTGTGGGCAAGGTGACCGTGCTGACCGGGTATCAAGTAGGCCCCGTGGAGCGGGCCGTGGAAGCCGGTGGTTTGGAGTGGATCCACGTGCAGCCGGTGGAGTTCATGGCGAACGCGCTCGGCTGGGCGGAGTCCATCCGCACCGAGGGGGTGGTTCGGGCGGGCTTCCCGGACCAGCCGAGCGCCAAGGTCCATGAAGCCGACATCGCCGCCGTGGTGGTGGCCGCGCTGCTCGAGGACGGACACGCGGGTAAGAGTTATCCCGTGACGGGCCCCGAGGCGCTGACCGCGACCGACACGGTCCGCACGATCGGTGCGGCGATCGGCCGGGATCTCCGGTTGATCGAGCTCACCGAAGACCAAGTGCGCGATCAGCTCCGTGCGGCGGGGCAGCCGGACGAGGTCGTCGAATCCCTCGTCGGGTTCGGCACGAACCCGCCTCCCGAGGTGTACACGGTCCTGCCGACCGTCGAGGAGGTCACTGGCCGTCCGGCACGCACCTTCACTCAATGGGCCACCGAACATGCCGGGGCCTTCCGCTGA
- a CDS encoding serine/threonine protein kinase yields the protein MRPEDGEALGGGSAGVVFAVPSDEGDVALKVFSGRLFRRTRLRLERELDRLSALDGQLLVPDTIVELADGRCALRGELCTGSLADLVAAAGPLSTDDVLVLGTAIASTLATAHEAGIVHGRLTPSNVLFRASGEPVINDFERTLRSVFVRDPRHGREFLAPEGTDGRSSDLYGLGAVLHLALTGEPPGSRPLHREDAPIDLLALVENLLAKDPASRPPDAALVEEILTPLPKVSTVDVDGPVPVASGIEGVPVVTIEPAADTAPEPRKRSLWTAVTAGVVVAAGFTTWALLPGSGDPEPRSLPAPASRSTPAPPTSAPTVKAASQVELAMPIDHGSTVDLAWRAPDGYDSAVVVAGETGEAKTTFVRRQRTTTVAVEPGRKYCFLIQITDGEAVRESEPRPIRGATCRR from the coding sequence ATGCGACCGGAAGACGGCGAAGCGCTGGGCGGCGGCTCGGCAGGCGTCGTCTTCGCGGTGCCGTCGGACGAGGGCGATGTCGCGCTCAAGGTCTTCTCCGGCAGGCTGTTCCGGCGGACCCGGCTACGGCTGGAGCGGGAACTGGACCGGCTATCCGCTTTGGACGGTCAGCTCTTGGTGCCCGATACGATCGTGGAACTGGCCGACGGCCGGTGCGCCCTTCGCGGCGAACTCTGCACCGGGTCGCTCGCGGACCTGGTCGCGGCGGCCGGCCCGCTGTCGACGGACGACGTCCTCGTTCTCGGCACCGCGATCGCCTCGACCCTCGCCACCGCCCACGAAGCCGGGATCGTCCACGGCAGGCTCACCCCCTCCAACGTGCTGTTCCGCGCGTCGGGCGAGCCCGTGATCAACGACTTCGAGCGCACCCTTCGCTCCGTGTTCGTCCGGGATCCCCGGCATGGGCGGGAGTTCCTCGCCCCGGAAGGGACGGACGGCCGTTCCTCGGACCTTTACGGACTCGGTGCGGTGCTGCATCTGGCGCTGACCGGCGAACCACCCGGCTCCCGGCCGCTCCACCGCGAGGACGCGCCGATCGATCTGCTGGCCCTCGTCGAGAACCTCCTCGCGAAGGATCCGGCCTCCCGCCCGCCCGACGCCGCACTGGTCGAAGAGATCCTCACCCCTCTCCCCAAAGTGTCCACTGTGGACGTGGATGGACCCGTTCCGGTGGCGTCGGGTATCGAGGGCGTTCCAGTCGTCACCATCGAACCCGCGGCGGACACGGCGCCCGAGCCCCGGAAGAGATCCCTGTGGACAGCGGTCACGGCCGGCGTCGTGGTCGCGGCCGGCTTCACCACGTGGGCGCTCTTGCCCGGCTCCGGCGACCCCGAACCACGGTCGCTTCCGGCCCCGGCGTCCCGGTCCACCCCCGCTCCGCCCACGTCGGCGCCCACCGTGAAGGCCGCGTCCCAGGTCGAACTGGCCATGCCGATCGACCACGGCTCGACGGTCGATCTCGCGTGGCGCGCACCGGACGGATACGACTCGGCCGTCGTGGTCGCCGGTGAAACGGGCGAAGCGAAGACCACGTTCGTCCGACGGCAGCGCACGACGACCGTGGCCGTCGAACCCGGCCGGAAGTACTGCTTCCTGATCCAGATCACCGACGGCGAAGCGGTCCGGGAAAGCGAGCCGCGCCCGATCCGGGGCGCGACGTGCCGGCGGTGA